In Gemmatimonadota bacterium, one DNA window encodes the following:
- a CDS encoding DUF4350 domain-containing protein, which translates to MAAQQIPDPDFDATVASPAFPSGTGPRVLVDAAHQNFHTADGRYGAFAAVLRADGYRIGSGTRSLDAEALAGVDVLVIANPGMEGGASWALPTAPVFTEAEVATVRQWVEQGGALFLIADHMPAAGAAASLAAAFGVRFTNGYTFGPRDGSGIPGDRFTRADGTLRPHPITDGRHASERVDSIRTFTGQAFQLVAPADTLLRYGADAVTLLPVDAGAGTLDERTPRVPSPSWPHAVALEVGQGRAVLFGEAAAFSAQLAGPNRFPMGMNHPDAARNKQLLLNVLHWLSGLTG; encoded by the coding sequence GTGGCTGCGCAGCAGATCCCCGACCCCGACTTCGACGCGACGGTCGCGTCGCCGGCGTTCCCGTCCGGGACCGGGCCCCGCGTGCTGGTGGACGCGGCCCATCAGAACTTCCACACCGCCGACGGGCGCTACGGGGCGTTCGCCGCCGTGCTGCGGGCGGATGGCTACCGGATCGGGTCGGGGACGCGGAGCCTGGATGCCGAGGCGCTCGCGGGGGTGGACGTGCTCGTCATCGCCAACCCCGGCATGGAGGGCGGAGCGAGCTGGGCGCTGCCCACGGCCCCGGTCTTCACCGAGGCGGAGGTCGCCACCGTGCGGCAGTGGGTCGAGCAGGGCGGCGCGCTCTTCCTCATCGCCGACCACATGCCGGCCGCCGGAGCCGCCGCGTCGCTCGCCGCCGCCTTCGGCGTCCGCTTCACCAACGGCTACACGTTCGGGCCGCGCGACGGGAGTGGCATTCCCGGCGACCGCTTCACCCGCGCCGACGGCACCTTGCGCCCGCACCCCATCACCGACGGCCGCCACGCCTCCGAGCGGGTCGATTCCATCCGCACCTTCACCGGTCAGGCGTTCCAGCTCGTGGCCCCCGCGGACACCCTGCTGCGCTACGGGGCGGACGCGGTGACGCTCCTGCCGGTGGACGCGGGCGCGGGCACGCTGGACGAGCGGACGCCGCGGGTGCCGTCCCCGTCCTGGCCGCACGCGGTCGCGCTGGAGGTGGGGCAGGGACGGGCGGTCCTGTTCGGGGAGGCCGCGGCCTTCTCCGCCCAATTGGCGGGTCCGAACCGCTTTCCCATGGGCATGAACCACCCGGACGCCGCGCGCAACAAGCAGCTCCTCCTCAACGTGCTGCACTGGCTGTCGGGCCTGACCGGCTAG
- a CDS encoding site-2 protease family protein — protein sequence MAWSVRIARIAGIPVQVHATFLLLLGWIAWIHWRDGGTLAAVVDGVVFVLAVFLCVVLHEFGHALAARRFGIVTRDITLLPIGGLARLERMPDKPQQELWVAIAGPLVNVAIALVLWAGLTWAGALRPMGSMGVAQGSLLERLLVVNVALVLFNLIPAFPMDGGRVLRALLAFQMGLPRATRVAATLGQGLALLFGLIGLVYNPFLAFIALFVWIGAAQEASAVEVRAILSGVPVRDGMITEFEVLQASAPLSVAVERVLAGSQEDFPVVDGGQVVGVLTRAHLLRTLSHAGTGVPVAAAMLRGVPWVDPDERIEQALERLRASDAPLVLVGEAGRLRGILTETNASELVQIRAALNR from the coding sequence ATGGCGTGGTCGGTCCGCATCGCGCGGATCGCCGGGATCCCCGTGCAGGTCCACGCCACCTTCCTGCTGCTCCTGGGCTGGATCGCCTGGATCCACTGGCGCGACGGCGGCACGCTGGCCGCAGTCGTGGACGGGGTCGTCTTCGTGCTCGCGGTCTTCCTCTGCGTGGTGTTGCACGAGTTCGGACACGCGCTCGCGGCGCGCCGCTTCGGGATCGTCACCCGCGACATCACGCTGCTGCCCATCGGCGGTCTGGCGCGCCTGGAGCGCATGCCGGACAAACCGCAACAGGAGCTGTGGGTCGCCATCGCCGGCCCGCTCGTCAACGTCGCGATCGCGCTCGTGCTCTGGGCCGGGCTGACGTGGGCGGGTGCGCTCCGCCCGATGGGCTCCATGGGCGTCGCCCAGGGCAGTCTGCTGGAGCGTCTGCTGGTCGTGAACGTCGCCCTGGTGCTGTTCAACCTCATCCCGGCCTTCCCCATGGACGGCGGACGCGTCCTGCGCGCGCTGCTGGCCTTCCAGATGGGCCTGCCGCGCGCGACCCGCGTCGCGGCCACCCTGGGACAGGGCCTGGCCCTCCTCTTCGGTCTGATCGGCCTGGTGTACAATCCCTTCCTGGCGTTCATCGCCCTCTTCGTGTGGATCGGGGCCGCGCAGGAGGCCAGCGCGGTGGAGGTGCGCGCCATCCTCTCCGGCGTGCCCGTGCGCGACGGCATGATCACCGAGTTCGAGGTGTTGCAGGCCAGCGCTCCGCTGTCGGTCGCGGTGGAGCGCGTGCTGGCGGGCTCCCAGGAGGACTTCCCGGTCGTCGACGGCGGCCAGGTCGTAGGGGTGCTGACGCGTGCCCACCTCCTGCGCACGCTCAGCCACGCCGGGACGGGTGTCCCGGTGGCCGCCGCCATGCTGCGCGGGGTGCCCTGGGTGGATCCGGACGAGCGCATCGAGCAGGCGCTCGAGCGCCTGCGGGCCTCCGACGCGCCGCTGGTGCTGGTGGGAGAAGCCGGTCGTCTGCGCGGGATCCTCACCGAGACCAACGCCAGCGAGCTGGTCCAGATCCGGGCCGCGCTCAACCGCTGA
- a CDS encoding SusC/RagA family TonB-linked outer membrane protein: protein MAVALASMALAAPLSAQNQIGGRIIDAETNQPLAGAQIRIAETGQGGLTQANGRFLIVGVQPASVTLEVTMLGYRTVRQQVTTGTVDVVIPMETAAVLLDAIVVTGVAGAQQARSLGNTVATVRADELTEIAPPSDVESLLSGQAAGVQIGVGGGEIGGGANIRIRGASSISLNSQPLLYVDGVRVNGNNADGGGGIGGVGVDNSVPPSRLNDFSPEDIESIEIIKGPAAATLYGTEASNGVINIITKKGAQGAPRFTLTVNQGANWLPSPETYFPATWFRCAGTSGTCTAGEVTEFNVLREDRVRYGYDWFQTGLPQGYSANVSGGTESLRYYFSGDWDRDEGVVDYNWQNRLNGRANLDWTPREDLDFHFGLSGVRSKLSSASANQPVTTAILWSCFGGCEAGSGANNPVDGPQRGYIGYLPEVLADSVEGFQSVSRQTYNLQATHRPTSWFTHRLAWGGDWTETNNTQLYRPIQGPGHFQPRGSKSALRQTTQYITAEYSATATVSPNESVTLATSGGLQYYQKQEDWIYAAGNIFAVSTLETVSAGSQKDAAEGFVENKTAGAYLQEQFSWQNRLFLTAAVRGDDNSAFGQNFDFVVYPKFSASWVISEESFLEDSDWIADLKLRAAWGRAGQQPDVFAALRTYQPAVGPNGASTVRPENIGNPDLEPEVGEELELGFDASLFDRRLDIQFTYYDQARKDAIIQVPVRPSVGFPGIQFQNIGEISNRGVELALNSSAFQGTNWGLDLALNVSTNDNEIVSMGGLPPQILNGANPTTGWSGQYYAEGFPLGSIFLKKVVSADIQGTGAAARGVNVMCEGGAVIPGTPNLSRGGGSAVPCADAPYLYRGSPIPTREATLSSTLTLWERLQLFAQVDYQGGHTMINGTAAGAHLFFKVTREIQERDDPILLGYEAIGSDGINQAGLMDASFAKLRRVSASYTVPESVAAGIGAERLTLTLSGHNLATLWQATDEVFGYPIRDPEQRDTGASASDPGGLHAYVQEAWPPIRRLMFTARVTF from the coding sequence ATGGCCGTTGCTCTCGCGAGCATGGCCCTCGCCGCACCACTCTCGGCCCAGAACCAGATCGGTGGCCGCATCATCGACGCCGAGACCAACCAGCCCCTCGCCGGCGCGCAGATCCGCATCGCCGAGACCGGACAGGGCGGCCTCACGCAGGCGAACGGCCGCTTCCTGATCGTGGGCGTGCAACCCGCGAGCGTCACCCTCGAGGTGACGATGCTCGGCTATCGCACCGTTCGGCAGCAGGTGACGACCGGCACCGTGGACGTCGTCATCCCCATGGAAACCGCCGCGGTGCTCCTCGACGCCATCGTCGTGACGGGCGTCGCCGGTGCGCAGCAGGCGCGCTCCCTCGGCAACACCGTCGCCACCGTGCGTGCGGACGAGCTCACCGAGATCGCTCCGCCCTCCGACGTGGAGTCGCTCCTGAGCGGACAGGCGGCCGGCGTGCAGATCGGGGTGGGCGGCGGCGAGATCGGGGGCGGCGCCAACATCCGGATCCGCGGCGCCAGCTCGATCTCCCTGAACTCGCAGCCACTGCTCTACGTGGACGGCGTGCGCGTCAACGGCAACAACGCGGACGGCGGCGGAGGCATCGGAGGCGTGGGCGTCGACAACAGCGTTCCCCCCTCCCGCCTCAACGACTTCAGCCCCGAGGACATCGAGTCCATCGAGATCATCAAGGGACCCGCCGCCGCGACGCTCTACGGGACCGAGGCGTCCAACGGGGTGATCAACATCATCACCAAGAAGGGCGCGCAGGGCGCGCCGCGCTTCACGTTGACAGTGAATCAGGGCGCGAACTGGCTGCCGAGCCCCGAGACGTACTTCCCCGCGACATGGTTCCGATGCGCCGGGACGTCGGGGACGTGTACCGCCGGGGAGGTCACCGAGTTCAACGTCCTGCGCGAGGACCGGGTCCGGTACGGGTACGACTGGTTCCAGACCGGTCTGCCCCAGGGGTACTCCGCCAACGTCAGCGGCGGGACGGAGAGCCTGCGCTACTACTTCTCGGGTGACTGGGATCGCGACGAGGGCGTGGTCGACTACAACTGGCAGAACCGGCTGAACGGCCGCGCCAACCTGGACTGGACGCCGCGCGAAGACCTGGACTTCCACTTCGGACTGAGCGGCGTCCGCTCCAAGCTCTCCTCCGCGTCGGCCAACCAGCCGGTCACCACCGCGATCCTGTGGTCCTGCTTCGGAGGTTGTGAGGCGGGGTCGGGGGCCAACAACCCGGTGGACGGTCCGCAGCGTGGGTATATCGGCTACCTCCCCGAGGTCCTGGCCGACTCGGTGGAAGGCTTCCAGTCGGTGAGCCGCCAGACGTACAACCTGCAGGCGACGCATCGTCCCACGAGCTGGTTCACGCATCGCCTGGCTTGGGGCGGCGACTGGACGGAGACCAACAACACGCAGCTCTACCGGCCCATCCAGGGGCCCGGCCACTTCCAGCCGCGCGGATCGAAGTCGGCGCTGCGGCAGACGACGCAGTACATCACGGCCGAATACTCGGCGACGGCCACGGTGAGCCCCAACGAGAGCGTCACGCTGGCCACGTCCGGAGGGCTGCAGTACTACCAGAAGCAGGAGGATTGGATCTACGCGGCCGGCAACATCTTCGCGGTCTCGACCCTGGAGACCGTGAGCGCCGGCTCGCAGAAGGACGCCGCCGAAGGGTTCGTGGAGAACAAGACCGCCGGCGCGTATCTCCAGGAGCAGTTCTCCTGGCAGAACCGGTTGTTCCTGACGGCGGCCGTACGCGGCGACGACAACTCCGCGTTCGGGCAGAACTTCGATTTCGTGGTGTACCCGAAGTTCAGCGCCAGCTGGGTCATCTCCGAGGAGTCGTTCCTGGAGGACTCCGACTGGATCGCGGATCTCAAGCTGCGCGCCGCGTGGGGTCGCGCCGGTCAGCAACCGGACGTGTTCGCGGCGCTCAGGACCTACCAGCCCGCCGTGGGTCCCAACGGCGCGTCCACCGTGCGCCCTGAGAACATCGGCAATCCGGATCTGGAGCCCGAGGTGGGCGAGGAGCTGGAGCTGGGCTTCGACGCCAGCCTCTTCGACCGTCGCCTGGACATCCAGTTCACGTACTACGACCAGGCGCGCAAGGATGCCATCATCCAGGTGCCCGTGCGGCCCTCGGTGGGATTCCCCGGCATCCAGTTCCAGAACATCGGCGAGATCAGCAACCGCGGCGTGGAGCTGGCGCTCAACAGCTCCGCGTTCCAGGGCACGAACTGGGGGCTGGACCTCGCGCTCAACGTCTCCACCAACGACAACGAGATCGTGAGCATGGGCGGCCTGCCGCCCCAGATCCTGAACGGTGCCAACCCCACGACCGGATGGTCCGGCCAGTACTACGCGGAGGGCTTTCCGCTCGGCTCGATCTTCCTCAAGAAGGTCGTTTCCGCCGACATCCAGGGCACCGGCGCCGCGGCCCGCGGCGTGAACGTGATGTGCGAAGGGGGTGCCGTGATCCCGGGGACGCCCAACCTGTCGCGGGGCGGCGGATCGGCCGTTCCGTGCGCGGACGCGCCCTACCTCTACCGGGGTTCGCCCATCCCCACCCGGGAGGCGACACTGTCGTCCACGCTCACGCTCTGGGAGCGTCTGCAGCTCTTCGCGCAGGTGGACTACCAGGGTGGGCACACCATGATCAACGGGACGGCCGCGGGTGCGCACCTCTTCTTCAAGGTGACGCGCGAGATCCAGGAGCGCGACGATCCCATCCTGCTGGGCTACGAAGCCATCGGGTCGGACGGGATCAACCAGGCCGGGCTGATGGACGCGAGCTTCGCCAAGCTGCGGCGGGTGTCCGCCAGCTACACCGTCCCCGAGTCGGTCGCGGCCGGCATCGGTGCCGAGCGGCTGACCCTCACCCTGTCGGGGCACAACCTCGCCACGCTGTGGCAGGCCACCGACGAGGTGTTCGGCTATCCCATCCGCGATCCCGAGCAGCGTGACACGGGCGCCTCCGCGTCCGATCCGGGCGGCCTGCACGCCTACGTCCAGGAAGCCTGGCCGCCGATCCGGCGGCTCATGTTCACCGCCCGGGTGACCTTCTGA
- a CDS encoding RagB/SusD family nutrient uptake outer membrane protein, with translation MRSQRAGRRAPRVLGWALALSGMTAFGGCSLDDLLEVDLPGRVVEASLEDPRLAQTLASSVVADVECAWDNYVAAAAHHSDEWIASSGNSTMARWGLRDVPPTFQAMATGGCGTNYGLFTPLHGARVQAETNFARISAFADADVPDKTALLARIRTYGAWPIIALSEGFCGSPIDGGDQTLTPVALAALAEGKLTEALQLAEQAGLTDLRNLALVGRARVRLTQGDFAGVLADAAQVPEGFTFVATRDATPGDRQNRHYAAINGLASDPNSQKHATVAPNYRALEWKGVPDPRVHVEWDGTLGFDFFTRHYRHDKINSFAAPTVMASWREAQLFMAEAYARTGELEQARTLLNVLHDRVGLPEVEAADVPTEEAMIRQVIEERRREFFSEGGHRLHDHLRWRGTAFNVPFLGEPGSIHPDGQLLDPDTGAPLREYEDWTCFPVPTVEQP, from the coding sequence ATGCGATCGCAACGTGCAGGACGCCGGGCGCCCCGTGTCCTGGGGTGGGCCCTGGCGCTGAGCGGCATGACCGCGTTCGGCGGCTGCAGCCTGGACGACCTCCTGGAAGTGGACCTTCCGGGTCGGGTCGTCGAAGCGTCCCTCGAAGACCCACGCCTCGCGCAGACGCTCGCGAGCTCGGTGGTCGCGGACGTCGAGTGCGCGTGGGACAACTACGTGGCCGCGGCTGCGCACCACTCGGACGAGTGGATCGCGAGCTCGGGCAACTCCACCATGGCGCGTTGGGGCCTCCGCGACGTGCCGCCCACCTTCCAGGCGATGGCCACGGGTGGGTGCGGAACCAACTACGGCCTGTTCACGCCGCTCCACGGGGCGCGGGTCCAGGCCGAGACCAACTTCGCGCGCATCTCCGCCTTCGCCGATGCGGACGTGCCCGACAAGACCGCGCTGCTGGCCCGCATCCGCACCTACGGAGCGTGGCCGATCATCGCGTTGAGCGAAGGGTTCTGCGGCTCACCGATCGACGGCGGAGACCAGACCCTCACACCCGTGGCGCTGGCGGCGCTCGCGGAAGGCAAGCTCACGGAGGCGCTCCAGCTGGCCGAGCAGGCCGGACTGACGGACCTGCGCAATCTGGCACTCGTGGGCCGTGCCCGCGTGCGTCTGACGCAGGGGGACTTCGCGGGCGTGCTCGCGGACGCCGCCCAGGTCCCGGAGGGCTTCACGTTCGTGGCCACCCGGGACGCGACGCCGGGAGACCGGCAGAATCGCCACTACGCGGCCATCAACGGTCTGGCGAGCGATCCCAACTCGCAGAAGCACGCCACGGTGGCCCCCAACTACCGGGCGCTGGAGTGGAAGGGTGTACCGGACCCCCGGGTCCACGTGGAGTGGGACGGCACGCTGGGCTTCGACTTCTTCACCCGGCACTACCGTCACGACAAGATCAATTCGTTCGCGGCGCCGACCGTCATGGCATCGTGGCGCGAAGCCCAGCTGTTCATGGCGGAAGCGTACGCGCGCACGGGCGAGCTGGAGCAGGCGCGCACCCTCCTGAACGTCCTGCACGACCGGGTGGGCCTGCCGGAGGTGGAGGCCGCCGACGTACCGACGGAGGAGGCGATGATCCGTCAGGTCATCGAGGAGCGGCGGCGCGAGTTCTTCTCGGAGGGTGGGCACCGCCTGCACGACCACCTGCGGTGGAGGGGAACGGCGTTCAATGTCCCGTTCCTCGGCGAGCCGGGGTCCATCCATCCGGACGGGCAGCTGCTCGATCCCGACACCGGCGCGCCGTTGCGTGAATACGAGGACTGGACCTGCTTCCCGGTGCCGACGGTGGAACAGCCCTGA
- a CDS encoding RNA polymerase sigma factor, with the protein MSAEPDLVRRAVEGDTTALATLVAEHRPAVVRVAQQILGDREAAEDVAQEALLRLQVALPGFRGDAELATWLYRVALNLCRDHLRRRRRREVVPLTHPSAGRALAVEQEPGAGVDVERARAAVRAAIDRLPAEQAEAVRLRFLAELPYAEIARRTGVPQGTVASRVFRALVRLGEELGPTAHLEVVR; encoded by the coding sequence GTGAGCGCCGAGCCCGACCTGGTGCGGCGGGCCGTGGAGGGCGATACGACGGCACTGGCGACCCTGGTGGCGGAGCACCGTCCTGCGGTGGTGCGGGTGGCGCAGCAGATCCTGGGAGACCGCGAAGCGGCGGAGGACGTGGCCCAGGAGGCGCTCCTCCGGTTGCAGGTGGCCTTGCCCGGATTCCGCGGCGACGCGGAGCTCGCCACCTGGCTGTACCGGGTGGCGCTCAATCTGTGTCGGGATCACCTCCGCCGTCGGCGTCGACGCGAGGTGGTGCCCCTCACGCACCCGTCGGCGGGTCGGGCCCTGGCGGTGGAGCAGGAGCCCGGGGCCGGCGTCGACGTGGAGCGCGCCCGCGCGGCGGTGCGTGCCGCCATCGACCGCCTCCCTGCCGAGCAGGCCGAGGCGGTCCGGCTGCGCTTCCTCGCGGAGCTGCCCTACGCGGAGATCGCGCGCCGCACGGGTGTCCCGCAGGGGACCGTGGCGTCACGGGTGTTCCGCGCCCTGGTCCGCCTGGGCGAGGAGTTGGGACCCACAGCACATCTGGAGGTGGTGCGGTGA
- a CDS encoding YciI family protein: MSGADEQRLLDFLEGRLADEERAALLARLEAEPALAARLRQAAAGLEAVQSWAEATAERSPPEQRPAVRVSPWWVAGAVAATAVLAVPITVRWSGGRVPTDVVAAGQPASPQPSFVLLLQGRWPDAGAVDAAETRRRAREYWAWTDALARAGVLVAAGDLRWEPGARVDARSVQRELDPGTLDDPGFPVGMFAVRVESYEEAVALARACPHVRYGGTVAVRRVGGGFVTVPGMDDWAE; encoded by the coding sequence GTGAGCGGAGCGGACGAGCAACGACTGCTGGACTTCCTCGAGGGCCGGCTCGCCGACGAGGAGCGTGCGGCGCTGCTCGCCCGGCTCGAGGCCGAGCCCGCGCTGGCGGCGCGTCTCCGCCAGGCGGCCGCCGGGCTCGAGGCGGTGCAGAGCTGGGCGGAGGCCACGGCGGAGCGCTCCCCTCCCGAGCAGCGCCCCGCCGTGCGGGTCTCGCCCTGGTGGGTGGCCGGCGCGGTGGCGGCCACGGCCGTGCTGGCAGTGCCGATCACGGTGCGCTGGTCGGGCGGGCGCGTCCCGACGGACGTCGTCGCCGCGGGGCAGCCGGCCTCTCCGCAGCCCAGCTTCGTGCTGTTGCTGCAAGGCCGCTGGCCCGACGCCGGCGCGGTCGACGCGGCCGAGACCCGCCGGCGGGCGCGCGAGTACTGGGCGTGGACGGATGCGCTGGCGCGTGCGGGTGTGCTGGTCGCGGCCGGTGACCTGCGCTGGGAGCCCGGTGCCCGCGTCGATGCGCGGAGCGTGCAACGCGAGCTGGATCCGGGCACGCTCGACGACCCCGGCTTCCCGGTGGGGATGTTCGCGGTGCGGGTGGAGAGCTACGAAGAGGCTGTGGCGCTGGCGCGCGCGTGCCCGCACGTGCGCTACGGCGGAACGGTCGCGGTCCGCCGCGTGGGGGGGGGATTCGTCACCGTGCCCGGGATGGATGACTGGGCGGAATGA
- a CDS encoding ABC transporter ATP-binding protein: protein MDEPLPPLRERLRALKLVPPFLRLVWETEPRYAAAVVVLRILQGFGPVTLFWVSKLIFDVLQEVLAGRASIADAWPRLLALIGLELGVALLLEVLQRATSLVESLLADLFGNRLSVRLMRHAAALDLEHFEDPDFYDHLERARRQTVGRIALLTLLLGTAQSLLTIGTLLGALLGFSPWLLALLGVAVLPAFLGETHFAGLAYSLLYRWTPERRQLDYLRYVASSDVTAKEVKLFGLADHLVERYAELADRFYEANRALALRRSAVGAGLAAVSTGAFYGAFGFLAWRTLVGAISLGDLTFAANSFRRTRDLMATVLGNAASIYEQSLFLGDLFTFLDMKPRVVARNGGRPVPAVIREGFRFEGVGFRYPDAERWALRDATFTLGPGERIALVGENGAGKTTLVKLLARLYDPSEGRILLDGIDLREYDVESLRRAIGVIFQDYVRYDMPVRENIAVGDIVRIEDAAGIESAAYKSLAAPVIARLERGYEHMLGRRFEGGANLSGGEWQKVALARAYLRDAQVLILDEPTAALDARAEYEVFRRFAELTEGRMAVLISHRFSTVRMADRILVLEGGRIVEDGSHDALVAAGGRYAELFTLQAAGYR from the coding sequence ATCGACGAGCCGCTGCCCCCGCTGCGGGAACGCCTGCGTGCGCTCAAGCTCGTGCCGCCCTTCCTGCGGCTCGTGTGGGAGACGGAACCCCGATATGCCGCAGCCGTGGTCGTGCTGCGCATCCTGCAGGGCTTCGGACCGGTCACGCTGTTCTGGGTGTCGAAGCTCATCTTCGACGTCCTGCAGGAGGTGCTGGCGGGCCGCGCCTCCATCGCCGACGCCTGGCCCCGGCTCCTGGCCCTGATCGGGCTGGAACTCGGGGTGGCCCTGCTGCTCGAGGTGCTCCAGCGCGCCACCTCGCTCGTGGAGAGCCTCCTCGCGGACCTGTTCGGCAACCGGCTGTCCGTGCGCCTCATGCGACACGCGGCCGCGCTCGATCTGGAGCACTTCGAGGATCCCGATTTCTACGACCATCTCGAGCGCGCGCGCCGGCAGACCGTCGGGCGCATCGCGCTGCTGACGTTGCTCCTGGGGACCGCGCAGAGCCTGCTCACCATCGGGACGCTGCTCGGGGCGCTCCTGGGCTTCAGCCCCTGGCTGCTGGCGCTGCTGGGCGTCGCGGTGCTTCCCGCGTTTCTGGGTGAGACGCATTTCGCCGGTCTGGCGTATTCCCTGCTCTATCGCTGGACGCCCGAGCGGCGGCAGCTCGACTACCTCCGCTACGTGGCGTCGAGCGACGTGACGGCGAAGGAGGTCAAGCTGTTCGGGCTCGCCGATCACCTCGTGGAACGCTACGCCGAGCTCGCCGACCGCTTCTACGAGGCCAATCGCGCCCTCGCGCTCCGCCGCTCCGCGGTGGGCGCCGGGCTGGCCGCGGTGTCGACCGGCGCGTTCTACGGTGCCTTCGGCTTCCTGGCCTGGCGGACCCTGGTGGGAGCGATCAGCCTGGGCGACCTGACCTTCGCGGCCAACTCGTTCCGACGCACCCGCGATCTGATGGCCACCGTGTTGGGCAATGCCGCCAGCATCTACGAGCAGAGCCTGTTCCTGGGCGATCTCTTCACATTCCTCGACATGAAGCCGCGGGTGGTGGCGCGCAACGGCGGCCGTCCGGTCCCGGCCGTCATCCGCGAGGGCTTCCGGTTCGAAGGGGTGGGCTTCCGCTACCCGGACGCCGAGCGCTGGGCGCTGCGCGACGCCACCTTCACCCTCGGACCGGGCGAGCGCATCGCTCTCGTCGGCGAGAACGGCGCCGGCAAGACCACGCTGGTCAAGCTCCTCGCCCGTCTGTACGACCCGTCCGAAGGGCGGATCCTGCTCGACGGGATCGACCTGCGCGAGTACGACGTGGAATCGCTGCGCCGCGCCATCGGGGTCATCTTCCAGGACTACGTGCGCTACGACATGCCGGTCCGCGAGAACATCGCCGTGGGCGACATCGTGCGCATCGAGGATGCGGCGGGCATCGAGAGCGCCGCGTACAAGAGCCTGGCCGCACCGGTGATCGCACGCCTGGAGCGGGGCTACGAGCACATGCTGGGACGGCGGTTCGAGGGAGGAGCCAACCTCTCGGGCGGGGAGTGGCAGAAGGTGGCGCTGGCCCGCGCCTACCTGCGCGACGCGCAGGTGCTGATCCTGGACGAGCCCACCGCGGCCCTGGACGCGCGCGCGGAGTACGAGGTGTTCCGCCGCTTCGCCGAGCTGACCGAAGGACGCATGGCGGTGCTCATCAGCCACCGGTTCTCCACCGTGCGCATGGCGGACCGGATCCTCGTGCTCGAAGGTGGACGCATCGTGGAGGACGGGTCCCACGATGCCCTCGTGGCGGCCGGCGGACGCTATGCCGAGCTCTTCACGCTGCAGGCGGCCGGATACCGCTAG
- a CDS encoding APC family permease, producing MSPSSTGPTPTAEGLVRVIRKWDLVGIAINTVIGAGIFGLPAVAYARTGVYSLAAFAGCALLVLLIVLCFAEVSSRFGETGGPYLYARTAFGPLVGFEVGWMMWIARVASLAANCNLFASYLTFFLPGADTGVFRVAVVATLVGGLTAVNLRGVRGTAVASNVFTVAKLAPLALFVVVGLFFLEPTRYTPGPAPTLDAFSATVLLLLYAFAGFETMVIAGGEARDPARDLPRALLLAIGVVTTVYVLVQVVAIGTLPGLADASRPLTDATARFLGPVGAVIITAGALVSILGNLNVTLMMAPRLLFAKARRAELPRWLASTHPRFHTPDTALYLSSAVVLLLALSGSFVYAATVSVIARLLSYASTCAALPVLRRRTDVGAAGFVVPAGGLVAVASLGLVFWLVTAATRAQLLGAGVAAALGLLLYGASRRR from the coding sequence GTGAGCCCGTCCTCCACCGGTCCCACCCCCACCGCCGAAGGCCTCGTGCGGGTGATCCGCAAGTGGGACCTGGTGGGGATCGCCATCAACACCGTCATCGGCGCAGGCATCTTCGGCCTGCCGGCCGTGGCGTACGCCCGCACCGGGGTCTACAGCCTCGCCGCCTTCGCGGGGTGCGCGCTGCTGGTGCTGCTCATCGTGTTGTGCTTCGCCGAGGTGAGCAGCCGCTTCGGCGAGACCGGCGGTCCCTACCTCTACGCCCGCACGGCGTTCGGGCCCCTGGTGGGGTTCGAGGTGGGGTGGATGATGTGGATCGCGCGGGTGGCCTCGCTGGCGGCCAACTGCAACCTGTTCGCGTCGTACCTCACGTTCTTCCTGCCCGGCGCCGACACCGGCGTCTTCCGCGTCGCGGTGGTCGCGACGCTGGTGGGCGGGCTGACCGCGGTCAACCTGCGGGGCGTGCGGGGCACCGCGGTGGCCAGCAACGTGTTCACGGTGGCCAAGCTGGCTCCGCTCGCGCTGTTCGTGGTCGTGGGCCTCTTCTTCCTGGAGCCGACCCGCTACACGCCCGGGCCGGCGCCCACCCTGGACGCGTTCTCCGCCACGGTCCTGCTCCTGCTGTACGCCTTCGCCGGGTTCGAGACGATGGTGATCGCCGGGGGCGAGGCCCGCGACCCCGCCCGCGACCTGCCCCGGGCCCTGCTCCTGGCGATCGGCGTCGTGACCACGGTCTACGTGCTCGTCCAGGTGGTGGCGATCGGCACCCTGCCCGGGCTGGCGGACGCGAGCCGGCCGCTGACCGACGCCACAGCGCGCTTCCTGGGCCCGGTGGGCGCGGTGATCATCACGGCTGGCGCGCTCGTGTCGATCCTCGGCAATCTCAACGTGACGTTGATGATGGCGCCCCGACTCCTGTTCGCGAAGGCGCGCCGGGCCGAGCTGCCGCGCTGGCTGGCCTCCACCCATCCGCGCTTCCATACCCCGGACACCGCGCTGTACCTGTCTTCCGCCGTGGTCCTGCTGCTGGCCCTGTCGGGTTCGTTCGTGTATGCCGCCACCGTCAGCGTGATCGCCCGCCTGCTCTCCTACGCGTCCACCTGTGCCGCGCTCCCCGTCCTCCGGCGGCGCACGGACGTGGGCGCAGCCGGCTTCGTGGTGCCGGCGGGGGGCCTGGTCGCCGTGGCGTCGCTGGGGCTGGTCTTCTGGCTGGTCACAGCGGCGACCCGTGCGCAGCTGCTCGGTGCGGGCGTGGCGGCGGCCCTGGGCCTCCTGCTCTACGGGGCGTCGCGGCGCCGCTGA